A segment of the Cryptosporidium parvum Iowa II chromosome 5, whole genome shotgun sequence genome:
TCAATCTAATGCTCGGGGTAGCAATCGGAACAGCAATTGGCTATAAGCTGTATCCCAATATTGAAGGAAATAATCTGAAGCATAAcctattaaagaatatggATATTCAGCATGTTAATATTGGacagaaatatttttcaaagaaGTTTAATAAGTATTCGGATAAAATTGTAAAATCTGTGACAGGCGGATTCTATCCATCAGTTAAACTTCCTAGTACTGAAAATCTAATTCTTAGAGAGTCTTATTTATCATCTGTTTCCTTTAGAGACAAAATACCCAATTGGGTAGCTGAGAAGATATCTAATGAAACTTGTTCAGGAAAAGCAAATAGGGCAGACTGTGTTTTCCAAGTAGACCCAGATGTTCCGTTGATTTGGAGTGCTGAAAACAAGGATTACTTTGCAAGTGGATATAGCAGAGGACATATGGCAGCAGCCGGCCAGCATAAAAATACAGAAACGGCCCAATCTGATACATTTTATTTATCTGGAAATATACTCCCACAAGATTTATCCAATAATGGAGCAGATTGGTACAGATTGGAGCTCATTTCAAGAGAACttacaaattattatcaagaTGTTTATGTAGTTTCAGGCCCACTATTTGCTCCGAATTATATGCGTTCTAAGGactttaaaaaattggcacaaaatttagaaagtattaaaaaGGAAGATCCTCCAAAGGATGCGCTTGGCCAGATATGTGTTATACACAAGAAAGACGTTCTCGACAAGGCTAGAGAATTAGGAgatgagaaaaaaatggaTCCAAACCTCATTGTTAAATCTGATTTGAAAGATACCCCAGTTAATACTGTTACTTATGAAGTAATAGGTGACAAGCTCGTCTCCGCTCCACCACATTTattcaaagttattttaGCAGTCAATccaaagaaagaaaaggatATTGATGTTCCTCCTGTTGCGTTTGGAAGCTTCATTATGAAGAATGAACCTGAAAGCAAGAGACATCTAATTACTGAATACATGGTGCCTTTAAAAAGTATTGAAATTTCTACAGGCTTAGACTTCTCAGGTCTCAAAGAATTTACAATCAATTATCTAAAAGCTAATATATCAAGGAAAGATTTTAAAAAGCTTTTAAACTATGAAGATTTGGATGAATTTGAGAATATGTACAGCATTTGTAATGTTAAAGACACTCTAAGACATGGTAAAAGTGCTCAATCTATATGTAATGATGAGGACTCAGAAAGAGTAAAGTCTTGGAGGTATCTTGggtatattaaattatctaAAACTAAAAAAGAACTCGAAGACATATGGAATACCATCAAAAGCAACGGAtatgataaagaaaatttcttccttagaaaagaatatgTAAATAAATGCAAATCTCTTGGAATTGAACCAGAGAAATTCTAAATTTTTCTACTAGTATCTTAATTTTCGTTTCATAGTACTTTTTTACTTTTCAATTGTAAGGATTCTCTTCATAATTCAACTTTAtagattaataataacatgCAAAGCTTCCCGCCGTCtctaattaaaaaaaaaaaaaaaatattctgTATATTTATCCTTAActtgaaaaaatttcaaagcTTATCTAcatatttctttaataatatataccAAATTGACATAAGTTAGCGGATTTTAACactaataaattattttccctcttaaattaatactaatacGCACTTTTGCACATTTCCTTCCGCCATTCACTTTTTTCCCACCAACGTCCTGTATCTAAAATAATAAGCAAAAAGACTGTAAAATAGgatcaataattattaattcaaatttcccgccaaaatGGCATGACGATTTAGTTACCAAATATCGCATTAATTGTATTATGTGCGTTTCACCCAAGTATattctctttcttttgatttataGAAGAGAAAACTTAAAATCGTGAAATAGTTTGGAGAATTATATcccaatttttttaaatcttcaCTAAAGATTTTTATCaagtttaatttttctactaatttttattactgGGTATCTACGCTCATAAGCGTGAATGTATTGTTCAAAACagagaaaattattaaggATTGGAGTTTTTTACTCAGCTCGTAGAATCTCCCGTAAAATCCGTTATATTTAATTGgatttatcaatttctaatttgATATCTTTGGAATTGAATGAGTTAAAGgataagaataatattaaagatttcaTTGTTTCTAACAAATCTATTGAATATTCTTccattatatatatatattatatatatatatatatatatatatttatctatttatttatttatttatttatttatttatttatttatttaaaggtcaatataaatcaataatacTCAGAATTTACTTAGGTTAAGTTAAGGGGAAACaattaaagatgaattcagaacaattaattgaatCAGAAACTTCTGATGAAAATTATACTTCTTCAACAGACGAATTTGAAAGGATTAATACTAACAATGAAGATTTAAACACTAGTGTTGATACATTTCCATTAGGGATAGGTGGTTTGGAAGTCCCAcatgaaaaagaagattttCGTAGAGTACTTACTCCTTTAAGTAAAGATCAGCTTGTAGAGTTATTAGCTGGTGCATGTATTGAGgatcaaaaaattttacAGAGAGTCTTTGCCGTAATTTGTGAAAGCAGATCCCATAGGCGTCTatatataaagaatttgCCATTTTCTGCTAATACCGAGTCCGTAATAGAAGTTTTTTCTCAATTTGGAGATGTGGAAGAAGGGATTGTTCTCAAAAAGGATGGGAAATCTAGAGGTTATGCATTTGTAACTTTTAAAACAATAGAGTCAGCACTATTAGCTTGTAAAAACCCTGTGAGTATGAGTGGCAGGTTTTTGATGGTAAAGCTTGCAGCTGATCCTTTTCCATTTGAAACAAAAAGGTCAGATGCAATACGTAGAAAGCTTTTTGTTAGAAATTTGGGTTTTGAAACCAATGAAGATTCCTTATCGGAAGTTATGGGGCAATATGGAGAGCTTGAGGAGTCAGTTATTTTGAGGACAAAATCTGGGGAATCCAAAGGCTATGGGTTTGTGACGTTTGCTAGCTCTGAAGCTACAATTAAAGCACTTCAACAACCACACCACCTTATTGACGGAAGATTAGTTTTTGTACATCAAGCAATAGAGGGCAAAACACGTGTGaccaaaaataaagaagttTATTTGCAAAATAACTCAAAACAAACTTACGAGAATAAAGTTATGGAGAGTAAGGATCAGTTGCCAATGCCTTGCAATTTCGATCAAGTGGTACCACCCTCATCTTCACCGACTATTTCTGATTTACAATACGCCAACTCTAAACTTTCAAGagattcattatttttacaTTTTATGGAGAAGCCCAATTTAAGTAGTAATTTTGGCACGAAGTATTCTGGAGTTGACAGGGTCttatttgataatgaaTATCCTAACCCTGTTAATGgtattgattcaaatttaagtAATTTCCCTAATTTAACAGATGATTTTAACTTAATCAAAAGCGTTTCTTTAAATCAAGGTActagtaataataacaataataataatattaataatatacgTTTCAATAAAGCTAAAGATCATCCAAATCTAAAGTTAGATCACTCTTGtgattttaatattccaaGTAGAGCCAACATTGATATGAGATCAACGAATGCCGTCCATCTTCCTAATAATGACGACCATTCTGAgagaaattataatatttttgttgatgagaatattttttccaaCGATCATATGAATAAGAATTTTGGAAGATGgtatttatcaaataacACAAAGGCCCGCTCGTTCCCGAATATGCATTTCAAGGCGCCAAATCAATCAAACTTGTCAGGAAATTTACcttcttctattaattGGGCgatttctaataattttagaGAGAAAATGAAATCAAGAATGGAGGATATGAACGTATTAGATGCTGAATATAACGAGTTTGAGGACTTTATGTTTAACTCCCATTACAAAGAGTCACGCCAATGTCCGATTAATAAGTCACCTTCTTGGAATAGCTTTGCAGATAGATTTGGCCatgattttatttctaaCAATCTGCTTCTAAAGGATAAacatattaatagaaagtGCGACTTTAATCGGATCGCATATTCACCTTTGATTCTGgataaaaaatttacaGCCTTTTGACATGTAAAATTCATGATTgtaacaataattttagattttAACTATTTTTAAGTTAAAGCCGTagattcattatttgtGAAAACTTTAGTTTTAGTTTCCAAGATTGTTTcgattttttaatttttttgttttaccaagtttcatattattattattatttgttttcaTCTTAACTAAGAATCTTTGCTTGGTATCTATTTTTGCCTTGATAGATAACATAATAATTGTTGAAACTGAATTGCAATTTTGCATTGATAGGAATATGGTTTAAAAATACACACATACTACACTACTTTGAAGTTAAATGCTAGCTATTACGCTTTACATAATATAAAGAGgcaatattaaataattacaaaGTAAAGTCCCAAAttttaatcaattaaagaataactaagtacaaaataatatcaaattcTATTCTGTTTTACTATTGActttctaaaaaaaaaatattttttcttataccccacttttttttagattttcCTATACCggtataatatttaaataccGGCATATAACTATGCAAGGAGACGGCGCCAAACGTATTGTCTTGAAAATGAAGTCAATTATgtgaaaaataatattaacaattgttattgttattaattattactataAGTAAATGCTAAGAGTTAAAATTAGTTTTCaagttaaataatataatattaattaaatttatttattttaaataaataacaNAGGAAAGAAAGACAAATTAAATTACGTCTTAAATAGCctaaaataatagaaaaaagtGACACAACAATCTCCAAGGTCAAAttggaataattaatattttgtttccattgaaatattattattgaggATTAATTTAGAGAGGAAAAATGGGAAGAGTTTACGGACGTGGAAAAGGTATTTCATCATCAGCTAAGCCATATAGAAGACGACCACCAACATGGATTAAGTTAAAGCCATCAGAGGCAGAAGATTTAATTACAAAGCTTGCCCGTAAAGGTTTGACCCCATCTCAAATTGGCGTTACTTTGAGAGATTCTCATGGTATTCCAATGGTCCAATCTTTAACAGGTAGTAAGATTTTAAgaattttgaagaagaatGGTTTAGCTCCAGATATTCCAGAAGATCTCTATTTCTTGATCAAGAGAGCTGTTTCTATCCGCAAGCACCTTGAGAAATTCAGAAAGGATACTGCTGCTAAATACAGATTGATTTTGGTTGAGTCTAGAATTCACCGTTTAGCTAGATATTTTAAGCGTTCAAAGCAGCTTCCAGCCAACTGGAAGTATCAAGCTGCTACTGCCTCTACTTTGGTTGCATAAGTTTCTTAATTTTGTTATAACCAAACTTCCAAAAGAGATTTCATAATTGGTAAAAGAGATAAAGGCTCTTTCATtgatttattcttttttatagATTCTGAATATTCTAAGATTTATTTACTAAATAGTTAgctatttaatattaattagaaGCTGGTTTTagtttaataaatttctaattgactttttctcaattttctttttagtTTTAAAATCACTAAATGACTATTTGTTTGGATTTTGAAAAGAGACAAGTTGTGTTATCTATAGgttgaaatatattataaatctATTATAAGCTAAGATTGAAAATTATAGAATAGTCTAATGAAGAATATCTAATTAatgttattaaaataacattaattaataacattaatttattttcttatttattaatgtaataaatccatttaaatatataaatcacttcctttattaaattcaaatatataattccCTCTATCTTCTATTACCAAAAGAACCACgagatttattatcaaaattgcCTCCACCTGATAAATTTGTTGTAGatttatttccaaatttagGACCAGAAATTGGATTCACTCTTGGTGGATTTTGTTTAGGAGTATCATCTATTAATAAGGCATCTAGTGGTAAAGAGTCTGGTAATATAAAGTATCTGATAGTATTTCCTCTTACAGTAATTTGAGAAAGACTAACAGGATTTCTGTGTTTTACACTCATTTTTacattctttaaataagtATTCATAGACATATCCACAGTTACTATTGTTCCTTGAATAATTGTTCCattctttaattcaattactACTGAATTATTGACTAATTTCATAAGGAATCTAATTAGTTTCATTTTTCTTCTACTGGTATTGTGAATTAACCAAATCTATATATACTCTTAATTTAacttaaataaatttacatttaaaaacaaataaatatttaatatatcaatGTATAATGTACTTCACAATGCTcataaatttataataaatatcatAACTGATTATGAATTTACTAAAAATGATCCcaattaatcaaattgtattattttgactaaataaaaagtaatcaaatttcaagaattatgagggaaattaaattatattgaaatttaagtttatttaaataatttgaattgtttctttattatataaatatattatattaaatatatattttttatatattgaaatatttttttcttctaatttaacattgtaaatattttcatttaacGCCAATAAATGAGGGGGGTAACTGCCGGTATAGGCGCCAAAAGTGTGtagtttttattattaatcacaaaattattaaataaaaaaataaattttaaattgaaatattaaaacaatttaaGTATTCCAcacaataaataaaatcttcattatattaataatagttgTAATAAAGTAAAGGGGGAAACAACAAagttgaattaaatttatgCATTTATAATAAAGTCCATCTAGGTTTtgagaatataataataaagatgaagTTAAAATTGGCtgtattgaatttaatattattattagtaattGGAATTAGAGgagatgaaattaatgcTTCTATTAATGGACATAATAGAGCTCAAAGGCATGCAAAACCTACAGCTTCAGCATCTTCATATACACCCCAAAAGCATCATCCCACAGTTTCTGTGAATTctgagaaaaaaattcaatctTTTGTTAAAGAGCTTAATGATAACAATTTTGAACATCTTACACAATCTGCAACTGGATCAACAACTGGTGACTGGTTTGTGTTATTTTATCTTCCAAATTGCCAACAAAGCCAAATGTCTTTAGTAGAGTTGGATAAACTTTCTGTAATTGCTAGAGAAAGTTTAAATGTTGCAAAGATTGATGTTTCTAAAAATCAACAATTAATTAACCGCTTTGGAATTGTTGCTGTTCCTTCTTTTAGATTCTTTAGGAATGGAAAGATGTACACTTATACTGGTATGAGAAATGCTGAAGTAATTAAGGCTTTTATTTGGAACAAAGACTATAAGAAACTAACTCCTCAACCAGTTCCTGACCCTCTTAGTACCcttgatattattatttctgaaATCAAACACACAATTAACGATATCaataaattaatcaaattagCTCCTTTAGTTACTATCATTATCTTACTTATTGGTTTCTTTACTGGAATTGGCGTGACCAATATTTTCTCAAGAAACTCCAATAGATCCAAGACTACTACTAGCAATAATAGAGTAAAGCGTGATAAGTACTCTGATGATGAATGTGAGGATCAcgaagaagaagaagaagaagaagaggaagaagaagaagaggaagaagaggaagaagaggaagaagaggaagaagaggaagaagaagaggaagaagaggaagaagaagaggaagaagaagaggaggaagaagaggaagaagaagaggaggaagaagaggaagaagaagaggaggaagaagaggCACCAAAACAACTCAAGACTCCACAAAGAGGCAGAAGAGCTGCAGAAAACATTGCGAAGGAGGATGATAgattaaataatacttaTAATACAAGTGTAAGGAGATCAAATCGTCTAAAAAAGCTATAGATATTATGGAACAGAAAAACCCTGTCaaagtaaattaaattaactAGCCAAGTGTACATCTGAGGGAAGGAAGAGAAACGGATTTTTTCCCTGTCTTGGTCTACATTCAAGGTAGACAGCTGTTGTCAATAGAGATGGCAGTATTACtctaattttaaaaaataggTACGCTTTAAAGTTACTATTCGGCTTTGATCGAAAGActttttcttattcttgtattctttctttttttctcatcCTCGCTATGCCCACACTCTTTTTCCTTTCCTTTACGGAGTGTTCAGAGCCCGCCTAAACTTATGCATGCATTTCTCAGAGagtgagaaaaaaaaagtactCTATTCGAAGAAAATCCTGAAGAAAGGAGAGTACCTTACGAAGAACCCAAAAATACTTGAAATGATCTGGATAACCAATAGGTAATAAACTAACTGCCTTTCTGTTAAAGGGCCCGTGACCTCCAAAACCAGATTAAGAAGAGTAAGATTCTTAGAAGATTCTAGCTTTCCTGTCTTTTTATTTAGTTTAGGAACTCTATGTCTTGGGCAATGAACAATTCCAAAGAGTTGTggaattgaaataataaagttcaaaatttgtgggagaaagaaaagaagaagagtcTTTGAAAAATGCCCCAAAATACTTACAATAGCAAAACAAGCTCCTGCAAAGTAAGTATAAGTATCGCCAACAAATACCAAAGAAGGATACCTGTTAAAATGGAATAGCGACAGACTTGAAGCTGTAAAGGGAAGTAAGagtaaaattgaaaaaaaatggtgGTTTGATTTAAAGCTGAATTGCCAATTTGGTAGTATTGTAAGCATCTCAATTATGTTATAAACAATTATTGAAGCTGAGATTATTATCGATTGTCCAACTTCTAGACCATTCACTCCTgcatatatatttatggAATTTGTACAAAATACTGTCAGGCATAACATATAAAGGTAATAAAAATACCCCAAATCTATCAAAATCCTTGCTGAATAGTCTCCACCTGTCTGAAATAAAGGCAAAACTATTTGAGTACCTCCATTATAAGAAACCAAAGTTGGTAAAGCTGCAAATACTGGTAATACCATCTTATATCTccatttcaaatttaatacatCATCCACAAATCCAAGAAATGTCATCATACAAATTGAAAACAATCCTGAATTATactctaataattttactGGATCATTACTAAATAGAATTTGGCTGCAAATTGCTGTCATCATAAACATACTTGCCGGTACTATACCTAATGATTCTGGTATCTTCTTCTCTACtatatcttttttatcTAATATTACAAGTTCATTGTTTTTAcattcattttcttccaaTAAATTCGTCTTTGAATTAATGTTACTAATACTGTCACTTCTTTTGTTAATGTCTATTCCAAAAAGACCATTCTCAAGAAGTTTCTCTCCGAATGTTGGAATCAATTTGCTACAAACCAAATAAGTTAGCaaagaagatattgaaCATATTAGTGTATGTAGAAAATAACTTGTTTTGAATAgagaaatatttgtaatcaccaataatataattaatattgttattataaCAAATTCTCCActtctttgaaatttattattatttaccATTATAATTAAGgctttaaagaagaaaaaaaaatctgaaattttctattacttcaaatcttaataaaattattttaaaaacaaaaaaagatatatctttctttattaattatttagtTTTCAATTCCTTTAATAATCACGTTTTGCTTCTctcttaataatttatcaatcATTCATTATACTGACTTGGAAGATATATTCAATAGTTCATAAACTATTTGGTACAAATTCAAgcttctttttattatgatCAACTTATTAGctcattttattattattgcaatAATCTTATTCTAATTTCTGACTGTTTTcctttatattatttccagTAAATCAGCCAGTATTTCTCCTTATATTAGCACACAAACCTGAACAATTTGTCTTTTTTTCAGCCTTAATTACATTACTTTCTTAtgttatttaattaaatttttataataaaataaatattgacCAATTTAAAgcttaaacaaaaaaaaacccTCCAgacttttttcttctttttcccCCCCtcaacatttttttttctcttctcTCTCTTTCTCTTTCCCCCCCCTCCACTCAAATGAACAGCCATgcaataattcaatttctagCTTGGCCAGGGggataaaaataaaatgatcCTTGATTTTTGTTAGTTAAACCTTCAACATACATATATCTTTTGACTTCTTCAGATCCTCCAGATTTCCCACAATAATAGTTAACATGATAGTTACTTCTTCCTAATTCATTAACATACTTATTATTAGGtttgataaaatattcgggatattttatttgagtATGATTATCTCCACCATTATAGTAGTAACTGCTGGTATTAACgttattactattactgttactaatattactaaaatCCCGAATATTCgaataattattggatGTTGGGGAATTAGAATTACTACCCAAATAGTAACTGTAATAGTTTTtggtattattaataggTTCTAAACTTTTAGGTGAAATATGATTATAATCTTCATATTCGTAATTGTATTTGGGAGTATTTTCTATAATTACTTGACTGTTTTTTGGGAtgttataattattttttggaCTAAATACTTTAATAGATTCTTCAGAATTACTTTCTGGATAATCTTTTATATATCTTCTACTAGTTTCTTgagtaataatatcataTCTATTATTACCTGGCTTAATGTATCTTTCCCTAttgtatttaatatttgagcTGGTACTATTTTTAAAGTTATGATCAGTTTCTATTTCAACTTGATCATTGTTAGCATATCCAGATTTTAATCTTTGAGCTTTTTTGACTAATCTAGTATTATCAAGAATcttatatatttcatttctaaatattgaatcaacttttttatctttttcaaGGAAATTGGTTGTTTCAGGAACTTGAGAAGAAGTTGATTGATTTTgatcttctttaatatgCTCAAAATGGGTGTTAACACCTTTTTCTTggtaattattattaaattttggaataatttCTGTGTTAACTGAAGCATCTAAAAATATCTTAGgattaaaaatttcatGTGTTGGTAGTATTTCTTCTATGACAATATATccttcttctttatttaaagacggtctttcattaatataattagaAGAATCAGGCTGaatatcatcaaattttactttcaaatcaatatcttttttagTATAACTTTCTTCTTGATTAAATATAGAGATTTTGTTGTTAATTTCTCtaaatttcttattaagcttattattaattctataaagtttattaaactgtttaattttattaactttaCTACGAGAATGTTGAGTCTTTAAAGCTTCAGATATAAATTCAGAAGATATGTTTGGATGATCATTTTTTCCTGAACAACATTCTAATGCTTGAAAAGAATAACCCACCATACCATGTTGATTCTTGACTTGTTTCTCAGAAATAAGCATTGTATTCTCAAATAAGAATTTGTCTGAAGATATACTCATAAACAATGAATCATCAATCTCTTGAATACTAACTTGTTGATATAAATGAGGATGATCTTTGTGTAAATCTTGTTGAAGTTGAAAATTAAAGTGTGTATCCTTTTCTTCAGCTTGATTTTCAAGGCTATTCATATTATATTCATCAGAATTAAGATTTGCATGAGTATGTAAGTTATTAAATAGCTCATTATACTCgtcaatatttaaattagtaTTCAAGATTTCATCTTCCATTCTTTCAACCATTGTTTGAGTAGTGTCAAAATGATTTTGATGTAAAAGATGAgtttcttcctcttct
Coding sequences within it:
- a CDS encoding Nuc1p like endonuclease G encodes the protein MTMKSTVNLMLGVAIGTAIGYKLYPNIEGNNLKHNLLKNMDIQHVNIGQKYFSKKFNKYSDKIVKSVTGGFYPSVKLPSTENLILRESYLSSVSFRDKIPNWVAEKISNETCSGKANRADCVFQVDPDVPLIWSAENKDYFASGYSRGHMAAAGQHKNTETAQSDTFYLSGNILPQDLSNNGADWYRLELISRELTNYYQDVYVVSGPLFAPNYMRSKDFKKLAQNLESIKKEDPPKDALGQICVIHKKDVLDKARELGDEKKMDPNLIVKSDLKDTPVNTVTYEVIGDKLVSAPPHLFKVILAVNPKKEKDIDVPPVAFGSFIMKNEPESKRHLITEYMVPLKSIEISTGLDFSGLKEFTINYLKANISRKDFKKLLNYEDLDEFENMYSICNVKDTLRHGKSAQSICNDEDSERVKSWRYLGYIKLSKTKKELEDIWNTIKSNGYDKENFFLRKEYVNKCKSLGIEPEKF
- a CDS encoding T8M16_190-plant like protein with RRM domain, with product MNSEQLIESETSDENYTSSTDEFERINTNNEDLNTSVDTFPLGIGGLEVPHEKEDFRRVLTPLSKDQLVELLAGACIEDQKILQRVFAVICESRSHRRLYIKNLPFSANTESVIEVFSQFGDVEEGIVLKKDGKSRGYAFVTFKTIESALLACKNPVSMSGRFLMVKLAADPFPFETKRSDAIRRKLFVRNLGFETNEDSLSEVMGQYGELEESVILRTKSGESKGYGFVTFASSEATIKALQQPHHLIDGRLVFVHQAIEGKTRVTKNKEVYLQNNSKQTYENKVMESKDQLPMPCNFDQVVPPSSSPTISDLQYANSKLSRDSLFLHFMEKPNLSSNFGTKYSGVDRVLFDNEYPNPVNGIDSNLSNFPNLTDDFNLIKSVSLNQGTSNNNNNNNINNIRFNKAKDHPNLKLDHSCDFNIPSRANIDMRSTNAVHLPNNDDHSERNYNIFVDENIFSNDHMNKNFGRWYLSNNTKARSFPNMHFKAPNQSNLSGNLPSSINWAISNNFREKMKSRMEDMNVLDAEYNEFEDFMFNSHYKESRQCPINKSPSWNSFADRFGHDFISNNLLLKDKHINRKCDFNRIAYSPLILDKKFTAF
- a CDS encoding 40S ribosomal protein S13 (transcripts identified by EST), whose product is RGKMGRVYGRGKGISSSAKPYRRRPPTWIKLKPSEAEDLITKLARKGLTPSQIGVTLRDSHGIPMVQSLTGSKILRILKKNGLAPDIPEDLYFLIKRAVSIRKHLEKFRKDTAAKYRLILVESRIHRLARYFKRSKQLPANWKYQAATASTLVA
- a CDS encoding small nuclear ribonucleoprotein D1. SM domain containing protein — protein: IWLIHNTSRRKMKLIRFLMKLVNNSVVIELKNGTIIQGTIVTVDMSMNTYLKNVKMSVKHRNPVSLSQITVRGNTIRYFILPDSLPLDALLIDDTPKQNPPRVNPISGPKFGNKSTTNLSGGGNFDNKSRGSFGNRR
- a CDS encoding membrane associated thioredoxin, producing the protein MKLKLAVLNLILLLVIGIRGDEINASINGHNRAQRHAKPTASASSYTPQKHHPTVSVNSEKKIQSFVKELNDNNFEHLTQSATGSTTGDWFVLFYLPNCQQSQMSLVELDKLSVIARESLNVAKIDVSKNQQLINRFGIVAVPSFRFFRNGKMYTYTGMRNAEVIKAFIWNKDYKKLTPQPVPDPLSTLDIIISEIKHTINDINKLIKLAPLVTIIILLIGFFTGIGVTNIFSRNSNRSKTTTSNNRVKRDKYSDDECEDHEEEEEEEEEEEEEEEEEEEEEEEEEEEEEEEEEEEEEEEEEEEEEEEEEEEEEEEEEEEEAPKQLKTPQRGRRAAENIAKEDDRLNNTYNTSVRRSNRLKKL
- a CDS encoding DPAGT1 like N-acetylglucosamine-1-phosphate transferase; translated protein: MVNNNKFQRSGEFVIITILIILLVITNISLFKTSYFLHTLICSISSLLTYLVCSKLIPTFGEKLLENGLFGIDINKRSDSISNINSKTNLLEENECKNNELVILDKKDIVEKKIPESLGIVPASMFMMTAICSQILFSNDPVKLLEYNSGLFSICMMTFLGFVDDVLNLKWRYKMVLPVFAALPTLVSYNGGTQIVLPLFQTGGDYSARILIDLGYFYYLYMLCLTVFCTNSINIYAGVNGLEVGQSIIISASIIVYNIIEMLTILPNWQFSFKSNHHFFSILLLLPFTASSLSLFHFNRYPSLVFVGDTYTYFAGACFAIVSILGHFSKTLLLFFLPQILNFIISIPQLFGIVHCPRHRVPKLNKKTGKLESSKNLTLLNLVLEVTGPLTERQLVYYLLVIQIISSIFGFFVRYSPFFRIFFE